Proteins from a single region of Geitlerinema sp. PCC 9228:
- a CDS encoding nucleotidyltransferase domain-containing protein, translating into MGYFGSYARGDAGFGSDLDLVFIVTESDLPFERRASVWDFFSIPVPVEASVYTLAEWQDLLKKQPRFYQTLVRETVWLKELPATI; encoded by the coding sequence ATGGGTTATTTTGGCTCTTATGCGCGGGGAGATGCTGGGTTTGGCAGCGATTTAGATTTAGTTTTTATTGTTACCGAGAGCGATTTGCCATTTGAACGCAGAGCAAGTGTCTGGGATTTTTTCTCGATTCCTGTACCAGTAGAGGCTAGCGTGTATACTCTTGCCGAGTGGCAGGATTTACTAAAAAAGCAACCTCGCTTTTATCAAACGCTAGTTCGAGAAACTGTGTGGTTAAAAGAGTTACCGGCAACTATCTGA